Genomic window (Oncorhynchus mykiss isolate Arlee chromosome 21, USDA_OmykA_1.1, whole genome shotgun sequence):
AAACATGAGGTTGCTCGCTCTCCCCCTTGGAGGCTGCCCATAGTTAGTTATCGTCCCAGAATAGAGCTCAAATGCTCAGGGAGATTAGCTTCATTGGCATTCACTGACTCTTTGCTTTTCCAAATAAGGACCTGGCTAAGCAGAGCACAAGATATGGCTCATTTGAGGGTGTCAAGTCAGGTCTAAAAATAGCTGtcctatcagtgtgtgtgtgtgtgtgtgtgtgtgtgtcacggttgtcgtaagaactggaccaaggcgcagcgtacgtagagttccacatctttattataATGTGAAACTtaagcaaaacaaaaacaataaacgaacaaCGAAACATGACTatgtggtgcacatgcacaaacaaaaaataatatcccacaaacacaggtgggaaaaatagctacttaaatatgatccccaataagaggcaacgattaccagctgcctctaactGGGAACCAaaccaaaacaccaacatagacattttaaactagaacacccccttgtcacaccttgacctactacaccatagagaaacaagggctctctatggtcagggcgtgacagcgtgtgtgtgtgtgtgtgtgatttctggGGACCATGCAACATCTTCCCCAATGGCCTATCCGTTTTAACGTTTTAAAGGTGCTTTACCCCCTCAAATGCAAAACAGTGGTGTTGATCCACAGCTGAGGGCTATACACTTCACAGTGGAGGATTGTTCTTTCATTGCATGTTGCATTTTGATATTTTCAAAGCACAGCTTAGATTTTGCCACCTCTGTGGAACAGCACTATGTAATTCACTATAGAGCCAACTGGATGACAAACTCGACACGAACAACAACAGAAGCTCTTCAATAGTTTTGGTTTCAGTTGGGGGGAGCAATAGACTAACAGCATGATTGTGCTGAGGGAGGGTCATTAGCAAGTCTGTCACCCCCTAGTAGAAGAGACCTCTTTCATTTAGGGAATTAATGGGccttcctcagtttcatcagtaaTCTACTGGTGCTTAGTTATCTAATGGAGTCAGAGGTTCCTCAGATGATCGGCTCAATTATCAGCCATTTGCATTCCCCTCACAACCCCCAGCCCAAATCCTAATCGACAAGGGGTCTCTAATCTACTACAGATGCAATGTGCATGGAATTGATTGGAAATGGAGGCCATTTACAAACATAACATCAATtgggaaacacattttaacatttAAACAGCAGAAGTCCCCAGGCCTGACTCCCCACTCATCAGGCCTGCCTCCCCACTCATCAGGCCTGCCTCCCCACTCATCAGGCCTGCCTCCCCACTCCTCAGGCCTGCCTCCCCACTCCTCAGGCCTGCCTCCCCACTCCTCAGGCCTGCCTCCCCACTCCTCAGGCCTGCCTCCCCACGCCCCAGGCATGCCTCCCCACTCCTCTGGCCTGCCTCCCCACTCCTCAGGCCTGCCTCCCCACTCCTCAGGCCTGCCTCCCCACTCCTCAGGCCTGCCTCCCCACTCCTCAGGCCTGCCTCCCCACTCCTCAGGCCTGCCTCCCCACTCCTCTGGCCTGCCTCCCCACTCCTCTGGCCTGCCTCCCCACTCCTCTGGCCTGCCTCCCCACTCCTCAGGCCTGCCTCCCCACTCCTCAGGCCTGCCTCCCCACTCCTCAGGCCTGCCTCCCTACGCCCCAGGCATGCCTCCCCACTCCTCTGGCCTGCCTCCCCACTCCTCAGGCCTGCCTCCCCACTCCCCAGGCCTGCCTCCCCACTCCCCAGGCCTGCCTCCCCACTCCTCAGGCCTGCCTCCCCACTCCTCAGGCCTGCCTCCCCACTCCTCAGGCCTGCCTCCCCACTCCTCAGGCCTGCCTCCCTACGCCCCAGGCCTGCCTCCCCACTCCTCTGGCCTGCCTCCCCACTCCTCTGGCCTGCCTCCCCACTCCTCAGGCCTGCCTCCCTACTCCTCAGGCCTGCCTCCCCACTCCTCTGGCCTGCCTCCCCACTCCCCAGGCCTGCCTCCCCACTCCCCAGGCCTGCCTCCCCACTCCTCAGGCCTGCCTCCCCACTCCCCAGACCTGCCTCCCCACTCCTCAGGCCTGCCTCCCCACTCCTCAGGCCTGCCTCCCCACTCCCCAGGCCTGCCTCCCCACTCCCCAAGCCTGCCTCCCCACTCCTCAGGCCTGCCTCCCCACTCCTCAGGCCTGCCTCCCCACTCCCCAGGCCTGCCTCCCCACTCCCCAGGCCTGCCTCCCCACTCCCCAGGCCTGCCTCCCCACTCCTCAGGCCTGCCTCCCCACTCCTCAGGCCTGCCTCCCCACTCCTCAGGCCTGCCTCCCCACTCCTCAGGCCTGCCTCCCCACTCCCCAGGCCTGCCTCCCCACTCCTCAGGCCTGCCTCCCCACTCCTCAGGCCTGCCTCCTCAGGCCTTCCTCCCCACTCCCCAGGCCTGCCTCCCCACTCCACAGGCCTGCCTCCCCACTCCTCACGCCTGCCTCCCCACTCCTCAGGCCTGCCTCCCCACTCCTCAGGCCTGCTTCCCCACTCCCCAGGCCTGCCTCCCCACTCCCCAGGCCTGCCTCTCCACTTGCAGACAGAAGGCATTTAGAAGTCAATACTGCCTAAATGTAACAAGCAGCAGTTAGTTTGACCTACACACTTGGTTTCTCACTGGAACCAGAAatcaagagagagaaaatgactcTGGGCATGATGGGATTCTGTAATGGCCGTCGGGGGAGAGAGTGTTCCCTGACGCAAGGCCAAGCCAATCAGACGATGCCCGCAGGGTGCCATGATTGGCTGGATCAGAGTTTGGTATTTACGCTTGACACATACAGCACCTTCCCTCTGGCTCCCTCTGTTAGTTGGACTGGTTCTGTCAGACTAACTGGCTCTGTGGCATGCTGGTACTCTCTGGAGCACACTCATAGTACAGCAAGCCAGAGAAATCCAGGGGTAACCTCTTCTATAGGGCCAAAGTTTGGCTATATACAACACAGTGTAACTGTGGAGCAGGCAGATTAGTATTCATTTAGAAGGTTTAATGCATTTTAATATTAAGCTTGTATGGTCCTTCATCCAAGTATTTCAGAAGTTTGACAGAGGCACTGAATGAGGTATGTGGCAAATTCAGCCCTTGGAGGCATAGCATTGAACTGGGGAATATGAGCTGAAATGAGAGAAAAGGATCTGTTGACAGGGTTAGAGCTACAGTACCACAGTGGAAGTGTGAACAGGATTAAATGAATAGAAACGACAAAGTACTCGATTTAATGGATAGATTTGTGCCTTTCATAATTGATGTCAACAGTTTTGCCCTTTTACACAAGATTGCACACCTCAGCCAAATGAACTCCGCCATTCTTTATTGTGAACCTTTTCGAAACACATTTTCAACACAATTTTGTTGATTGTCTATGTCGTTCATAGTCCTCTCTTGCCCTCTGAGGTAATGCTGCAGGTAAGTAATGACTTCCTGAACTCCCATCTACTCCCATGAACTCCCTTCATGCCATTTGATTCCACTGGTTTGGCCTTTGATTACCAGCTAGGTTATATATGTAACTTTTGAGCTCACCTCACAAAATGT
Coding sequences:
- the LOC118943003 gene encoding extensin-like, producing the protein MVVSLSKQLRAESKMTSTSRLMTLSLPPHSSGLPPHSSGLPPHSSGLPPHSSGLPPHSSGLPPHAPGMPPHSSGLPPHSSGLPPHSSGLPPHSSGLPPHSSGLPPHSSGLPPHSSGLPPHSSGLPPHSSGLPPHSSGLPPHSSGLPPHSSGLPPYAPGMPPHSSGLPPHSSGLPPHSPGLPPHSPGLPPHSSGLPPHSSGLPPHSSGLPPHSSGLPPYAPGLPPHSSGLPPHSSGLPPHSSGLPPYSSGLPPHSSGLPPHSPGLPPHSPGLPPHSSGLPPHSPDLPPHSSGLPPHSSGLPPHSPGLPPHSPSLPPHSSGLPPHSSGLPPHSPGLPPHSPGLPPHSPGLPPHSSGLPPHSSGLPPHSSGLPPHSSGLPPHSPGLPPHSSGLPPHSSGLPPQAFLPTPQACLPTPQACLPTPHACLPTPQACLPTPQACFPTPQACLPTPQACLSTCRQKAFRSQYCLNVTSSS